One Stenotrophomonas sp. SAU14A_NAIMI4_5 DNA segment encodes these proteins:
- a CDS encoding disulfide bond formation protein B, with protein MNPLRWPFRAQFLLGFLICVGLLGFAIFLQLKMGLEPCPLCIFQRLAFAALGLLFLIGAVHGPSNRPGRATYGILAFIAAAVGFGIAARHVYVQMLPPEMGSTCGPPLAFLSETMGPLEVFRTVLTGTGNCGNIDWTFLGMTMPMWSGVWFALLALWALVVSLRKVKR; from the coding sequence ATGAATCCTTTGCGCTGGCCCTTCCGCGCCCAGTTCCTGTTGGGCTTCCTGATCTGCGTGGGCCTGCTCGGCTTCGCCATCTTCCTGCAGCTGAAGATGGGCCTGGAGCCCTGTCCGTTGTGCATCTTCCAGCGCCTGGCGTTCGCCGCGCTGGGCCTGCTGTTCCTGATTGGTGCCGTGCACGGCCCGTCCAACCGCCCGGGTCGCGCGACCTACGGCATCCTTGCCTTCATCGCCGCCGCTGTCGGCTTCGGCATTGCCGCGCGCCACGTGTACGTGCAGATGCTGCCGCCGGAAATGGGCTCCACCTGTGGCCCGCCGCTGGCCTTCCTGAGCGAGACGATGGGCCCGCTGGAAGTGTTCCGCACCGTGCTGACCGGTACCGGCAACTGCGGCAACATCGACTGGACCTTCCTGGGCATGACCATGCCGATGTGGTCCGGCGTGTGGTTCGCGCTGCTGGCGCTGTGGGCGCTGGTGGTGTCGCTGCGCAAGGTCAAGCGCTGA
- the rplQ gene encoding 50S ribosomal protein L17, giving the protein MRHMKSGRKFNRTSAHREAMFKNMAASLFKHELIKTTLPKAKELRRVAEPLITLAKIDSVANRRLAFARLRDNEAVGNLFTILGPRYANRPGGYLRLLKCGFRAGDNAPMAYVELVDRPAVAEEVAE; this is encoded by the coding sequence ATGCGTCACATGAAGTCTGGCCGTAAGTTCAACCGCACCAGCGCCCACCGCGAAGCGATGTTCAAGAACATGGCCGCCTCGCTGTTCAAGCACGAGCTGATCAAGACCACCCTGCCGAAGGCCAAGGAACTGCGCCGCGTGGCCGAGCCGCTGATCACCCTGGCCAAAATCGACTCCGTCGCCAACCGTCGTCTGGCTTTCGCCCGTCTGCGCGACAATGAAGCCGTGGGCAACCTGTTCACCATCCTGGGCCCGCGCTACGCGAACCGTCCGGGCGGCTACCTGCGTCTGCTGAAGTGCGGCTTCCGCGCCGGCGACAACGCTCCGATGGCCTACGTCGAGCTGGTCGACCGTCCGGCCGTGGCCGAGGAAGTGGCCGAGTAA
- the rpsD gene encoding 30S ribosomal protein S4 has translation MARYIGPTCKLARREGADLSLKSPARALDSKCKLEQKPGQHGATARKGKLSDYATQLREKQKVKRIYGLLERQFRNYYKKASTKKGNTGENLLQLLETRLDNVVYRMGFAVTRPAARQLVSHRGVTVNGKSVNLASYQVKAGDAIALSEKAAKQLRVQEALTVAAQHDLSPSWVEVDSGKFTGIFKAVPDRSDLPADINEALIVELYSK, from the coding sequence ATGGCTCGTTATATCGGTCCTACCTGTAAGCTCGCCCGTCGCGAAGGCGCCGACCTGTCCCTGAAGAGCCCGGCGCGTGCGCTGGACTCCAAGTGCAAGCTGGAGCAGAAGCCCGGCCAGCACGGCGCCACTGCCCGCAAGGGCAAGCTGTCCGACTACGCTACCCAGCTGCGTGAAAAGCAGAAGGTCAAGCGTATCTACGGCCTGCTGGAGCGTCAGTTCCGCAACTACTACAAGAAGGCCTCGACCAAGAAGGGCAACACCGGCGAGAACCTGCTGCAGCTGCTGGAAACCCGCCTGGACAACGTCGTCTACCGCATGGGCTTCGCCGTGACCCGTCCGGCTGCCCGTCAGCTGGTGTCGCACCGCGGCGTCACCGTGAATGGCAAGTCGGTCAACCTGGCTTCGTACCAGGTCAAGGCTGGCGACGCCATCGCTCTGTCTGAAAAGGCTGCCAAGCAGCTGCGCGTCCAGGAAGCCCTGACCGTCGCCGCCCAGCATGACCTGAGCCCGTCGTGGGTTGAAGTGGATTCCGGCAAGTTCACCGGCATCTTCAAGGCTGTTCCGGATCGTTCGGATCTGCCTGCGGACATCAACGAAGCGCTGATCGTCGAGCTGTATTCGAAGTAA
- the rpsM gene encoding 30S ribosomal protein S13: MARIAGVNLPAQKHVWVGLQSIYGIGRTRSKKVCEVAGVASTTKIRDLSEPEIERLRAEVGKYIVEGDLRREIGIAIKRLMDLGCYRGLRHRRGLPLRGQRTRTNARTRKGPRKAIRK; the protein is encoded by the coding sequence ATGGCGCGTATTGCAGGCGTCAACCTGCCAGCCCAGAAGCACGTCTGGGTCGGGTTGCAAAGCATTTACGGCATCGGCCGTACCCGTTCGAAGAAGGTCTGCGAAGTCGCAGGCGTTGCTTCGACCACCAAGATCCGCGATCTGTCGGAGCCGGAAATCGAGCGCCTGCGCGCCGAAGTCGGCAAGTACATCGTGGAAGGCGATCTGCGCCGTGAAATCGGCATCGCGATCAAGCGCCTGATGGACCTGGGCTGCTACCGCGGCCTGCGTCACCGTCGCGGCCTGCCGCTGCGTGGCCAGCGCACCCGTACCAACGCCCGCACCCGCAAGGGCCCGCGCAAGGCGATCAGGAAGTAA
- a CDS encoding amidase, whose amino-acid sequence MRPFLSSLLTCLTAALPALFAVGCSPATPAAHAAAPNSSNVPFPYAETDVADLQARMVSGELDSTTLTAAYLKRIAALDRTGPRLRAVLELNPDALKEAAERDRERRAGRLRGPLHGIPVLLKDNINAAPMATTAGSLALQGFKPGDAYLVRRLREAGAVVLGKTNLSEWANFRGNDSVSGWSARGGQTRNPYRLSHSPCGSSSGSAVAVAANLASVAIGTETDGSIVCPAAINGVVGLKPTVGLVSREGIIPISFSQDTAGPMTRSVADAAAVLTAIAGRDAADPATATMPGRAVYDYTARLDPQGLRGKRLGLLQTPLLKYRGMSPLMDQAVAELRRAGAVVVPVAMPNQGAWEEAERTVLLYEFKAGLERYLVTYKAPLRSLAALIAFNQAHAKQELGLFGQQLLQEADATPGLADPVYIRARSDARRLAGPEGIDAVLAAHQLDGLIAPTTGIAWPLRSSGDDFPGESYSAAAVAGYPSLSVPMGQIDGLPAGLLFMGTAWSEPKLIEMAYAYEQRTRARQPPRFATDALIDAGDP is encoded by the coding sequence ATGCGCCCGTTCCTGTCTTCCCTGCTGACCTGCCTGACCGCGGCCCTGCCCGCGCTGTTTGCCGTGGGCTGCAGTCCGGCGACACCGGCCGCGCACGCCGCCGCGCCCAACAGCAGCAACGTGCCCTTCCCCTACGCCGAAACCGACGTGGCCGATCTGCAGGCGCGGATGGTCAGCGGTGAGCTGGACAGCACCACCCTCACCGCCGCCTACCTCAAGCGCATCGCCGCCCTGGACCGCACCGGGCCCCGCCTGCGCGCGGTGCTGGAACTCAACCCCGATGCCCTGAAGGAAGCGGCCGAACGTGACCGCGAGCGCCGTGCAGGCCGCCTGCGTGGCCCGCTGCACGGCATCCCGGTGCTGCTGAAGGACAACATCAACGCCGCACCGATGGCCACCACCGCCGGTTCGCTGGCGCTGCAGGGCTTCAAGCCCGGCGATGCCTACCTGGTGCGGCGCCTGCGCGAGGCCGGCGCAGTGGTGCTGGGCAAGACCAACCTCAGCGAATGGGCCAACTTCCGCGGCAATGATTCGGTGTCCGGCTGGAGCGCGCGCGGCGGCCAGACCCGCAACCCCTACCGCCTGAGCCATTCGCCGTGCGGCTCCAGCAGCGGCAGCGCGGTGGCCGTGGCCGCCAACCTGGCCAGCGTGGCGATCGGCACCGAGACCGACGGCAGCATCGTCTGCCCGGCGGCGATCAACGGCGTGGTCGGGCTGAAGCCCACCGTCGGCCTGGTCAGCCGCGAAGGCATCATCCCGATCTCCTTCAGCCAGGACACCGCCGGGCCGATGACCCGCAGCGTGGCCGATGCGGCCGCCGTGCTGACCGCCATCGCCGGCCGTGATGCGGCCGACCCGGCGACCGCGACCATGCCCGGCCGGGCGGTCTACGACTACACCGCGCGGCTGGATCCGCAGGGCCTGCGCGGCAAACGCCTGGGCCTGCTGCAGACGCCGCTGCTGAAGTACCGCGGCATGTCGCCGCTGATGGACCAGGCCGTGGCCGAGCTGCGCCGCGCCGGCGCGGTGGTGGTGCCGGTGGCGATGCCCAACCAGGGCGCCTGGGAAGAGGCCGAGCGCACCGTGCTGCTGTACGAGTTCAAGGCGGGGCTGGAGCGCTACCTGGTCACCTACAAGGCGCCGCTGCGCAGCCTGGCCGCGCTGATCGCCTTCAACCAGGCCCATGCGAAGCAGGAACTGGGGCTGTTCGGCCAGCAGCTGCTGCAGGAGGCCGACGCCACCCCCGGCCTGGCCGACCCCGTCTACATCCGTGCGCGCAGCGATGCGCGCCGCCTGGCGGGGCCTGAGGGCATTGATGCGGTGCTGGCCGCGCACCAGCTCGACGGCCTGATCGCACCGACCACCGGCATTGCCTGGCCGTTGCGCAGCAGCGGCGATGATTTCCCCGGCGAGAGCTACAGCGCCGCTGCGGTGGCTGGCTACCCCAGCCTGAGCGTGCCGATGGGCCAGATCGACGGCCTTCCCGCCGGCCTGCTGTTCATGGGCACCGCCTGGAGCGAGCCGAAGCTGATCGAGATGGCCTACGCCTACGAACAGCGCACCCGCGCACGGCAGCCGCCGCGGTTCGCCACCGACGCATTGATCGACGCCGGCGATCCGTAA
- a CDS encoding mechanosensitive ion channel family protein, whose translation MQAYAWPLGLALVIGGIGAWVILWVYHRLKGRDRRRARIGRVLGLPLATALPLLLLIPALQATPLQDPLLGNLQRILHISLVACFIWLLVRGVGAIERAILRSNPIDVADNLEARRIQTQTRVLSRVIMGGIIVLGASLVLLQFDMVAKIGSALLASAGLIGLVAGIAAKPVFGNLIAGLQIAVTQPIRLDDVVIVEGEWGRIEEIGSSYVVVRIWDERRMVVPLTWFIENPFQNWTRRSADLLGTAFFWLDYRAPIAAIRAELERICRGEPLWDGRVCVTQVTDTSERAIQVRLLVSARSSGDAFDLRCLVRERMLDFLAREHPQSLPQVRARLQHEDELDMPRGPRARTADVRSPGAEDGEAAIVPVEPEPER comes from the coding sequence ATGCAGGCCTATGCATGGCCGTTGGGGTTGGCGCTGGTGATCGGCGGCATCGGTGCATGGGTGATCCTGTGGGTCTATCACCGGTTGAAGGGGCGCGACCGGCGCCGTGCGCGCATCGGCCGCGTGCTTGGCCTGCCGCTGGCGACGGCGTTGCCGCTTCTGTTGCTGATTCCCGCACTGCAGGCGACGCCGTTGCAGGATCCGCTGCTGGGCAATCTGCAGCGCATCCTGCACATCAGCCTGGTGGCCTGCTTCATCTGGTTGCTGGTGCGCGGTGTCGGCGCCATCGAGCGCGCGATCCTGCGCAGCAATCCCATCGACGTGGCCGACAACCTGGAAGCGCGCCGCATCCAGACCCAGACACGTGTGCTCAGCCGGGTGATCATGGGCGGCATCATCGTGCTCGGCGCCTCGCTGGTGCTGCTGCAGTTCGACATGGTGGCCAAGATCGGTTCGGCGCTGCTGGCGTCGGCGGGTCTGATCGGCCTCGTTGCCGGTATCGCGGCCAAGCCGGTGTTCGGCAACCTCATTGCAGGCCTGCAGATCGCGGTGACCCAGCCGATCCGCCTGGATGACGTGGTGATCGTCGAAGGCGAGTGGGGCCGCATCGAGGAGATCGGCAGCAGCTACGTGGTCGTGCGCATCTGGGATGAGCGGCGCATGGTGGTGCCGTTGACCTGGTTCATCGAGAACCCCTTCCAGAACTGGACGCGGCGCAGCGCCGACCTGTTGGGTACCGCGTTTTTCTGGCTGGATTACCGCGCACCCATCGCAGCCATCCGTGCCGAACTCGAGCGCATCTGCCGGGGCGAGCCGCTGTGGGATGGCCGCGTGTGCGTGACCCAGGTGACCGACACCAGCGAGCGTGCGATCCAGGTTCGCCTGCTGGTCAGTGCGCGCAGTTCCGGCGATGCGTTCGACCTGCGCTGCCTGGTGCGTGAACGGATGCTCGATTTCCTTGCCCGCGAACATCCGCAGTCGCTGCCGCAGGTGCGTGCGCGGCTGCAGCACGAGGACGAACTGGACATGCCGCGCGGGCCGCGTGCGCGCACGGCGGACGTGCGGTCGCCGGGTGCGGAGGATGGGGAGGCCGCGATCGTGCCTGTGGAGCCAGAGCCCGAACGGTAG
- a CDS encoding DUF2127 domain-containing protein — protein sequence MSQNGYNPDPHRHPGLHVIALLEASKAMLALLAATGLEMLGPQPLRDGVNALIRRFSLDPDHGTLPSLLNMISPDAVHLAAAAMIGYGLLHLVEAWGLWKAKAWASWLGCLTASIYLPFDIYAVLRHPGWASWSVLAINLIVVYVLARDLRKRRH from the coding sequence GTGAGCCAGAACGGCTACAACCCGGATCCGCACCGGCATCCGGGTCTCCACGTCATCGCCCTGCTCGAAGCGAGCAAGGCGATGCTGGCGCTGTTGGCTGCGACCGGGCTGGAAATGCTCGGTCCGCAGCCGCTTCGCGATGGGGTCAATGCCCTGATCCGGCGTTTCAGCCTGGACCCGGATCACGGCACCCTGCCCTCGCTGTTGAACATGATCAGTCCCGACGCGGTGCACCTGGCCGCGGCGGCGATGATCGGCTACGGCCTGCTGCACTTGGTCGAAGCCTGGGGCCTGTGGAAGGCCAAGGCCTGGGCCTCCTGGCTGGGCTGCCTGACTGCCTCCATCTACCTGCCCTTCGATATCTACGCGGTGCTCCGCCACCCCGGCTGGGCCTCCTGGAGCGTGCTGGCGATCAACCTGATCGTCGTCTACGTGCTCGCCCGCGACCTGCGCAAGCGCCGCCACTGA
- a CDS encoding 3-deoxy-7-phosphoheptulonate synthase class II yields MSLSAIPPVSDPAATAAGAGWSPESWRGKTALQMPTYPDPIALDAALHELKRLPPLVTSWEILALKQQLADAQEGKRFLLQGGDCAENFSDCESGTISNRLKVLLQMSLVLVHGLRQPVIRVGRFAGQYAKPRSADTETRDGVTLPSYRGDVINAPAFTEAARLPDPKRMLQAHAHSAMTMNFVRALIDGGFADLHHPEYWNLEWVRHSPLAAEYQKMVASIGDAVHFMETLAGARVHNLNRIDFYTSHEALLLPYEQALTRQVPRQQGWLNLSTHFPWIGMRTAALDGAHVEYLRGVRNPIAIKVGPSVQPDQLLRLIDVLNPDDEPGRLSFIHRMGAAQIAEKLPPLLDAVKRDGRRVLWVCDAMHGNTESTANGFKTRRFDNVRGEVEMSFDLHAAAGTRLGGVHLELTGEDVTECTGGARELTERDLERAYRSTVDPRLNYEQSLEIAMAIVRKQEQAR; encoded by the coding sequence ATGAGCCTGTCCGCCATTCCGCCCGTCTCCGATCCCGCTGCGACCGCCGCCGGCGCTGGCTGGTCGCCGGAGAGCTGGCGTGGCAAGACTGCCCTGCAGATGCCGACCTATCCCGATCCCATCGCGCTGGACGCCGCCCTGCACGAGCTGAAGCGGCTGCCGCCGCTGGTGACCTCGTGGGAGATCCTGGCGCTGAAGCAGCAGCTGGCCGACGCGCAGGAAGGCAAGCGCTTCCTGCTGCAGGGCGGTGATTGCGCGGAGAATTTCAGCGACTGCGAATCCGGCACGATCTCCAACCGGCTGAAGGTGCTGCTGCAGATGAGCCTGGTGCTGGTGCACGGCCTGCGCCAGCCGGTGATCCGCGTCGGCCGTTTCGCCGGCCAGTACGCCAAGCCGCGCTCGGCCGACACCGAGACCCGCGACGGCGTGACCCTGCCCAGCTACCGCGGCGACGTGATCAATGCGCCGGCGTTCACCGAGGCCGCGCGCCTGCCGGACCCGAAGCGGATGCTGCAGGCCCACGCGCATTCGGCGATGACGATGAACTTCGTGCGGGCGCTGATCGACGGTGGCTTCGCCGACCTGCACCATCCCGAATACTGGAACCTGGAGTGGGTGCGGCATTCGCCGCTGGCCGCCGAGTACCAGAAGATGGTGGCCTCGATCGGCGACGCGGTGCACTTCATGGAGACCCTGGCCGGGGCCCGCGTGCACAACCTCAACCGCATCGACTTCTACACCTCGCACGAAGCGCTGCTGCTGCCGTACGAGCAGGCGCTGACCCGGCAGGTGCCGCGCCAGCAGGGCTGGTTGAACCTGAGCACGCATTTCCCGTGGATCGGCATGCGCACCGCCGCGCTGGATGGCGCGCACGTGGAGTACCTGCGGGGCGTGCGCAATCCGATCGCGATCAAGGTGGGGCCGTCGGTGCAGCCGGACCAGCTGTTGCGCTTGATCGACGTGCTGAACCCGGACGACGAACCGGGCCGCCTGAGTTTCATCCACCGCATGGGGGCGGCGCAGATTGCCGAGAAGCTGCCGCCACTGCTGGACGCGGTGAAGCGCGATGGCCGCCGCGTGCTGTGGGTGTGCGATGCGATGCACGGCAACACAGAGAGCACGGCGAACGGCTTCAAGACGCGTCGCTTCGACAACGTGCGCGGCGAAGTGGAGATGTCCTTCGACCTGCATGCAGCGGCGGGCACGCGGCTGGGTGGCGTGCACCTGGAGCTGACCGGTGAGGACGTGACCGAATGCACCGGCGGTGCGCGTGAGCTGACCGAGCGTGACCTGGAGCGTGCGTACCGGTCGACGGTGGACCCGCGGTTGAACTACGAGCAGTCGCTGGAGATTGCGATGGCGATCGTGCGCAAGCAGGAGCAGGCGAGGTAG
- the rpoA gene encoding DNA-directed RNA polymerase subunit alpha: MTVTANQVLRPRGPQIERLTDTRAKVVIEPLERGYGHTLGNALRRVLLSSIPGFAITEVEIDGVLHEYTTVEGLQEDVLEVLLNLKDVAIRMHSGDSATLSLSKQGPGVVTAADIKVDHNVEILNSDHVICHLTKDTAINMRLKIERGFGYQPAAARRRPDEETRAIGRLVLDASFSPVRRVAYAVEAARVEQRTDLDKLVIDIETNGTIDAEEAVRTAADILSDQLSVFGDFTHRDRGAAKPANNGVDPVLLRPIDDLELTVRSANCLKAESIYYIGDLIQKTEVELLKTPNLGKKSLTEIKEVLAQRGLSLGMKLENWPPAGVASHGMLG, encoded by the coding sequence ATGACGGTTACCGCCAACCAGGTTCTGCGTCCTCGCGGTCCGCAGATCGAACGCCTTACCGACACCCGTGCAAAGGTCGTTATCGAACCTTTGGAGCGGGGTTACGGGCATACGCTGGGCAATGCCCTGCGTCGCGTGCTGCTGTCGTCCATCCCGGGCTTCGCCATCACGGAAGTCGAAATCGACGGCGTGTTGCACGAGTACACCACGGTCGAAGGTCTGCAGGAGGACGTGCTCGAAGTCCTGCTGAACCTGAAGGACGTGGCCATCCGTATGCATTCCGGCGACAGCGCCACCCTGTCCCTGTCCAAGCAGGGTCCGGGCGTTGTCACTGCAGCTGACATCAAGGTCGACCACAATGTGGAGATCCTGAACAGCGATCACGTGATCTGCCACCTGACCAAGGATACGGCGATCAACATGCGTCTGAAGATCGAACGTGGTTTCGGCTACCAGCCGGCTGCCGCGCGTCGTCGTCCGGACGAAGAAACCCGTGCCATCGGCCGTCTGGTCCTGGATGCCTCGTTCTCGCCGGTCCGCCGCGTCGCCTATGCCGTGGAAGCGGCTCGCGTCGAACAGCGTACCGACCTGGACAAGCTGGTCATCGATATCGAGACCAACGGCACCATCGACGCCGAGGAAGCCGTGCGCACCGCCGCCGACATCCTCAGCGACCAGCTGTCGGTGTTCGGTGACTTCACCCACCGCGACCGCGGTGCGGCCAAGCCGGCCAACAACGGCGTGGATCCGGTGCTGCTGCGCCCGATCGACGACCTGGAGCTGACCGTGCGTTCGGCCAACTGCCTGAAGGCCGAAAGCATCTACTACATCGGCGATCTGATCCAGAAGACCGAAGTGGAGCTGCTGAAGACCCCGAACCTGGGCAAGAAGTCGCTCACCGAGATCAAGGAAGTGCTGGCTCAGCGCGGCCTGTCCCTCGGCATGAAGCTGGAGAACTGGCCGCCGGCCGGCGTCGCCAGCCACGGCATGCTGGGCTGA
- the rpsK gene encoding 30S ribosomal protein S11: MAKPAAKTKKKIKRVVTDGVAHVHASFNNTIVTITDRQGNALSWATSGGAGFRGSRKSTPFAAQVAAEKAGRAALDYGVKSLEVRIKGPGPGRESAVRSLNNVGYKITNIIDVTPIPHNGCRPPKKRRV, from the coding sequence ATGGCTAAGCCTGCTGCTAAGACCAAGAAGAAGATCAAGCGCGTCGTCACCGACGGCGTTGCCCACGTCCACGCTTCGTTCAACAACACCATCGTGACCATCACCGACCGCCAGGGCAACGCTCTGTCGTGGGCGACCTCCGGTGGCGCTGGCTTCCGCGGTTCGCGCAAGTCGACCCCGTTCGCTGCCCAGGTGGCTGCTGAAAAGGCCGGTCGTGCTGCGCTGGACTACGGCGTGAAGTCGCTGGAAGTCCGCATCAAGGGTCCGGGTCCGGGCCGTGAGTCGGCCGTGCGTTCGTTGAACAACGTCGGCTACAAGATCACCAACATCATCGACGTGACGCCTATCCCGCACAACGGGTGCCGTCCGCCGAAGAAGCGTCGCGTCTAA
- a CDS encoding TonB-dependent receptor: MKPSLLATGITFALALASLPSLALAADATTDAAPVKDLDTVTVSAQLDQARNALSPDIGSSQYQITAEDIQKQPLGASAPLSQVLLQAPGVVQDSYGGVHVRGDHANLQYRINGVLLPESISGFGQTLDARTIKSIRLMDGALPAQFGERTAAVVDITTRSGAELGNGGSVGITTGSFGKVNPNASWWGSQGRWSWFLTGNYDQNDVGLENPTSSRKPEHDDTHQGKAFADLTYLVNDTTRLSVFAGFANNRFQIPVNPGQTPQFGYLDTTTFDSSQLDETQRETTRFGMLVLQGTLGETAYQVSAGQRYSDVGFNPDVAGDLVFSGVASQVQRSNRANTLQADFSTPLGDNHTLRYGVYGNQERARASNNSWVFPVDDDGAQTSTTPLRIADSSAFKATTMAVYVQDEWKIGEDWTVNYGLRGDRYKAFGQTEGQLSPRLGVVWNASDSTTVHAGYSRYFTPPASELIATSDISLYDGTTNAQPSGGNNIPLAERSDYYDIGVSQQVGEHLTLGLDAYDRRVSRLQDEGQFGAAYIYSTFNYRRGHIRGLEFSADYSNGPFSAYFNAALNKAIGTDVITSQYNLDPEALAYVADHWIHLDHDQKLTSSGGFSYAFAGHNRIGANYVFGSGLRSDTDTVPNGGELPSYLQVNLSAGHDFNADSGHPLHVQVAVINALDRSYQLRDGGGVGVFAPQWGPRRGAYLSLQQDF, from the coding sequence ATGAAGCCCTCCCTGCTCGCAACCGGCATCACCTTCGCCCTGGCCCTGGCCAGCCTGCCCTCCCTCGCCCTGGCCGCCGATGCCACCACGGACGCCGCGCCAGTGAAGGACCTCGACACGGTCACCGTCAGCGCCCAGCTCGACCAGGCGCGCAACGCGCTGTCGCCCGACATCGGCAGCAGCCAGTACCAGATCACCGCCGAGGACATCCAGAAGCAGCCGCTGGGCGCGTCCGCGCCGCTCAGCCAGGTGCTGCTGCAGGCGCCGGGCGTGGTCCAGGATTCCTACGGTGGCGTGCACGTGCGCGGCGACCACGCCAACCTGCAGTACCGCATCAACGGCGTGCTGCTGCCCGAGTCGATCTCCGGTTTCGGCCAGACCCTGGACGCGCGCACGATCAAGAGCATCCGCCTGATGGACGGCGCGCTGCCGGCACAGTTCGGCGAGCGCACCGCCGCGGTGGTCGACATCACCACCCGCAGTGGCGCCGAGCTCGGCAATGGCGGCAGCGTCGGCATCACCACCGGCTCGTTCGGCAAGGTCAACCCGAACGCCTCGTGGTGGGGCTCGCAGGGACGCTGGAGCTGGTTCCTGACCGGCAACTACGACCAGAACGACGTCGGCCTGGAAAACCCGACCAGCTCGCGCAAGCCGGAGCATGACGATACCCACCAGGGCAAGGCGTTCGCCGACCTGACCTACCTGGTCAACGACACCACGCGCCTGAGCGTGTTCGCCGGCTTCGCCAACAACCGCTTCCAGATTCCGGTCAACCCGGGCCAGACCCCGCAGTTCGGCTACCTGGACACCACCACCTTCGATTCCAGCCAGCTGGATGAGACGCAGCGCGAGACCACCCGCTTCGGCATGCTGGTGCTGCAGGGCACGCTGGGCGAGACCGCCTACCAGGTCTCTGCCGGGCAGCGTTACAGCGATGTCGGCTTCAATCCCGATGTGGCCGGCGATCTGGTGTTCAGTGGCGTCGCCTCGCAGGTCCAGCGCAGCAACCGCGCCAACACGCTGCAGGCGGACTTCTCCACGCCGCTGGGCGACAACCACACGCTGCGCTATGGCGTGTACGGCAACCAGGAGCGTGCCCGCGCCAGCAACAACAGCTGGGTGTTCCCGGTCGACGACGACGGCGCACAGACCAGCACCACGCCGCTGCGGATTGCCGACAGCAGCGCGTTCAAGGCCACCACGATGGCGGTCTACGTGCAGGACGAGTGGAAGATCGGCGAGGACTGGACGGTCAACTACGGCCTGCGCGGTGACCGCTACAAGGCCTTCGGCCAGACCGAGGGCCAGCTCAGCCCGCGCCTGGGCGTGGTCTGGAATGCCAGCGACAGCACCACCGTGCACGCCGGCTATTCGCGCTACTTCACCCCGCCGGCGAGCGAGCTGATCGCCACCAGCGACATCAGCCTGTATGACGGCACCACCAACGCGCAGCCGTCCGGTGGCAACAACATTCCGCTGGCCGAGCGCAGCGACTACTACGACATCGGCGTCTCCCAGCAGGTCGGCGAGCACCTGACCCTGGGCCTGGATGCCTATGATCGCCGCGTCTCGCGCCTGCAGGACGAAGGCCAGTTCGGCGCTGCCTACATCTACTCGACGTTCAACTACCGTCGCGGCCACATCCGCGGCCTGGAATTCAGCGCCGACTACAGCAACGGTCCCTTCAGCGCCTACTTCAATGCAGCCCTGAACAAGGCCATCGGCACCGACGTCATCACCAGCCAGTACAACCTCGACCCGGAGGCCCTGGCCTACGTGGCTGACCACTGGATCCACCTGGACCACGACCAGAAGCTGACCTCGTCGGGTGGCTTCAGCTACGCCTTCGCCGGCCACAACCGCATCGGTGCGAACTACGTATTCGGCAGCGGCCTGCGCTCGGATACCGACACGGTGCCCAACGGTGGCGAGCTGCCGTCCTACCTGCAGGTGAACCTGAGTGCCGGCCACGACTTCAACGCCGACAGCGGGCATCCGCTGCACGTGCAGGTGGCGGTGATCAATGCACTGGATCGCAGCTACCAGCTGCGTGATGGCGGCGGCGTCGGCGTGTTCGCGCCGCAATGGGGCCCGCGCCGCGGTGCCTACCTGAGCCTGCAGCAGGACTTCTGA